A section of the Prevotella melaninogenica genome encodes:
- the galE gene encoding UDP-glucose 4-epimerase GalE, which yields MKQTILVTGGTGFIGSHTSVELIEAGYEVVIVDDLSNSKIEVLDGIEKITGVRPAFEQVDLRDREATENVFRKYPKIEGIIHFAASKAVGESVQLPLMYYRNNIVSLLNLLELMPEYNVKGIIFSSSCTVYGQPKPENLPVTEDAPHQKATSPYGNTKEINEQIILDYIHSGADIKSIVLRYFNPIGAHPSALIGELPNGVPNNLIPFVTQTAMGIRKELTIFGNDYNTPDGTCIRDYIYVVDLAKAHVAAMARVLDQDTEKIEYFNVGTGSGNSTKEIVDTFEKATGVKVNWKYGPRREGDIEKIWGDCTKANTVLGWKADTPLANVLATAWKWQEKLREDGIM from the coding sequence ATGAAACAAACAATTCTTGTTACTGGTGGAACAGGATTCATTGGTTCACACACAAGTGTTGAGCTGATAGAAGCTGGATATGAGGTCGTTATTGTTGACGACTTGTCAAACTCTAAGATTGAAGTATTAGATGGTATAGAGAAGATAACGGGTGTTAGACCAGCTTTCGAACAGGTTGATCTTCGTGATCGTGAGGCAACAGAAAATGTCTTCCGTAAATATCCAAAGATTGAAGGTATTATTCACTTTGCTGCTTCAAAGGCAGTAGGTGAGAGTGTACAACTACCTTTGATGTATTATAGAAACAACATTGTTTCATTGTTAAACCTCTTAGAGTTGATGCCAGAGTACAACGTTAAGGGAATTATCTTCTCAAGTTCTTGTACTGTTTATGGTCAACCAAAGCCTGAGAACCTCCCAGTTACAGAGGATGCTCCACATCAGAAAGCTACCTCTCCATACGGTAATACCAAGGAAATCAACGAACAGATTATCTTAGATTATATTCATAGCGGTGCTGATATTAAGAGTATCGTATTGAGATATTTTAATCCTATCGGCGCACACCCATCTGCATTGATTGGTGAGTTGCCAAATGGTGTGCCTAATAACCTGATTCCTTTTGTTACACAGACAGCTATGGGTATCAGAAAAGAGTTGACCATCTTTGGTAATGATTATAACACACCTGATGGTACATGTATCCGTGACTACATCTATGTTGTTGACTTAGCAAAGGCACACGTAGCAGCAATGGCACGTGTACTTGACCAGGATACAGAGAAGATTGAGTATTTCAACGTTGGCACTGGTAGTGGTAACTCTACAAAGGAGATTGTTGATACCTTTGAAAAGGCTACCGGTGTTAAGGTAAACTGGAAGTATGGTCCACGTCGTGAAGGCGATATCGAAAAGATTTGGGGCGATTGCACCAAAGCCAACACAGTATTGGGTTGGAAAGCAGATACGCCATTGGCTAATGTTCTCGCAACTGCTTGGAAATGGCAGGAGAAGCTCAGAGAAGACGGAATTATGTAG
- a CDS encoding DUF5103 domain-containing protein: MKRLVFIFTYCLACLFPLPIFAQRHQINDENIRSLQVVANQKWMDLPIMILNGGKISIDFDDLTHTYRRLTYRLEHCEADWKPSVGLFESDIIDGFIAGNTIDDVKESTLTNTLYTHYHLDIPNDKCRPKLSGNYRLYVYDDDDNSSDRPLLTACFMLTEPAESSMGVRLNITTQTDKSINREYQQAEMQVDYGNYTVSNPQQQIKTVVLQNRNWLDARWNSKPQYVMSNSLRWSHNLDYIFWAGNEYRKFEILSTDVTSMGVDRIGWDGKNFHAYLFPTAPFTNYLYDEDADGAFLIRNSDNVEINTTSDYMLTHFQLNTPSPYPYRIFLNGDWTYDRLLSAYEMTYNPEGGYYEAVVPLKLGYYNYQFLAADEQGRLSSFRVDNSHYQTENSYQALVYFRPQGGRTDKLVGYSNVRFIKK, translated from the coding sequence ATGAAGCGATTAGTCTTTATATTCACCTATTGTTTAGCTTGTCTTTTCCCTCTTCCGATTTTTGCACAACGACATCAAATCAATGACGAGAATATTCGTTCATTACAGGTTGTTGCTAATCAGAAGTGGATGGACTTGCCTATCATGATTCTCAATGGCGGAAAGATAAGTATAGATTTTGATGATCTTACGCATACTTACCGCCGTTTGACATATCGTTTAGAACATTGTGAGGCAGATTGGAAACCTTCTGTCGGACTCTTTGAAAGCGATATCATAGATGGTTTTATTGCTGGAAACACAATAGATGATGTAAAGGAATCCACGCTTACGAATACACTTTATACACATTATCATTTGGATATTCCGAATGATAAGTGTCGTCCTAAATTGTCTGGTAATTATCGTCTTTATGTATATGATGACGATGATAATAGTTCTGACCGCCCTTTACTTACGGCTTGTTTTATGCTTACAGAGCCTGCAGAGAGTTCTATGGGTGTTAGATTGAATATTACGACACAAACTGATAAGTCGATAAATCGTGAATATCAGCAAGCGGAGATGCAGGTGGATTATGGAAACTATACGGTAAGTAATCCACAACAGCAGATTAAGACAGTCGTATTACAAAATCGTAACTGGCTTGATGCTCGTTGGAATAGCAAACCACAATATGTCATGTCAAATAGTTTGCGATGGTCGCATAATCTGGATTATATCTTTTGGGCAGGCAATGAATATAGGAAGTTTGAGATTCTCTCAACTGATGTTACTTCTATGGGTGTAGATAGAATTGGTTGGGACGGCAAGAATTTTCATGCCTATCTCTTCCCTACTGCCCCTTTCACTAATTACCTATATGATGAAGATGCTGATGGTGCGTTCTTGATACGTAACTCTGATAATGTAGAGATAAATACGACCAGCGACTATATGCTGACTCATTTTCAACTAAATACACCTTCCCCCTACCCTTACAGGATATTTCTGAATGGTGATTGGACTTATGACCGCCTGCTTTCTGCTTATGAGATGACTTATAATCCAGAAGGTGGCTACTATGAGGCGGTCGTCCCTTTGAAGTTAGGTTATTATAATTATCAGTTTCTTGCCGCAGATGAACAAGGTAGGCTCTCGTCTTTTAGAGTTGACAATAGCCATTATCAAACTGAAAATAGCTATCAAGCACTTGTTTATTTCCGTCCGCAAGGAGGGCGTACTGATAAACTTGTTGGCTATTCAAATGTTAGGTTTATCAAGAAGTGA
- the rho gene encoding transcription termination factor Rho — protein sequence MLSKEELLEKEVSELEAIAQSTGTAYSPGDDKDKLVYAILDHQAEEAGTAHPLESKRKRTRIARKDTDRVYSVHGEEGENFDVQKNKNTATSQPSLFKELPDSKNEKTEEKSPEEILASIPKHRGRKSKAELEAIAAAEAAIKAKAEEAQQVEEPVEEAPVENVEPSAPEDFIPEDQFSNVQPQEESEGKEELLARLQEKVNAHNMNMEPAGYQVLPDGVWVGDPGDGTDFIPVVDLPIEDQGIVPNYDMFDQPTTPAQIPSAPVYDNAPVANNATYDFSDIIKANGVLEVMPDGYGFLRSSDYNYLSSPDDVYIANHQIKQFGLKTGDVVECHVRPPHEGEKYFPLTSIDKINGRKPSEVRDRIPFEHLTPLFPEEKFTLCGDPRTTNLSTRIVDLFSPIGKGQRALIVAQPKTGKTILMKDIANAIAANHPEAYLMMLLIDERPEEVTDMARTVNAEVIASTFDEPAERHVKIAGIVLEKAKRMVECGHDVVIFLDSITRLARAYNTVAPASGKVLTGGVDANALQKPKRFFGAARNIEGGGSLTIIATALIDTGSKMDEVIFEEFKGTGNMELQLDRSLSNKRIFPAVNLVASSTRRDDLLQDRTTLDRMWILRKYIADMNSIEAMNSIHDRMRRTENNEEFLLSMND from the coding sequence ATGTTAAGCAAAGAAGAATTATTAGAGAAAGAAGTTTCTGAGCTTGAAGCTATTGCTCAGAGCACTGGTACCGCTTATTCACCTGGAGATGATAAGGACAAGCTCGTTTATGCTATCCTTGACCATCAGGCAGAAGAGGCGGGTACTGCACATCCCTTAGAATCAAAGCGTAAGCGTACCAGAATAGCACGAAAAGATACCGACAGGGTTTATTCGGTACATGGTGAAGAAGGGGAAAATTTCGATGTACAAAAGAATAAAAACACGGCTACAAGTCAGCCATCATTATTCAAAGAGTTACCTGACTCAAAGAACGAAAAGACTGAAGAGAAATCTCCAGAAGAAATATTAGCATCCATTCCTAAGCATCGTGGTCGTAAATCTAAGGCTGAGTTAGAAGCTATTGCTGCCGCTGAAGCTGCTATTAAAGCAAAAGCAGAAGAAGCACAGCAGGTAGAAGAGCCTGTAGAGGAAGCACCAGTAGAGAATGTAGAGCCATCTGCTCCAGAGGATTTCATTCCAGAGGATCAGTTCTCTAACGTACAACCTCAGGAAGAGAGTGAAGGTAAAGAAGAACTATTAGCACGCCTTCAGGAAAAGGTTAATGCACATAATATGAATATGGAACCTGCAGGTTACCAAGTATTACCTGATGGCGTATGGGTAGGTGACCCTGGAGATGGTACTGATTTTATTCCAGTTGTTGACCTACCAATAGAGGACCAGGGTATTGTTCCAAACTATGACATGTTTGATCAACCAACAACTCCTGCGCAGATACCATCTGCTCCTGTCTATGATAATGCTCCAGTAGCAAATAATGCAACCTATGATTTCTCTGACATTATCAAGGCAAACGGTGTTCTTGAGGTAATGCCTGATGGCTATGGCTTCCTCCGTTCAAGTGATTATAACTACTTGTCATCACCTGATGATGTATATATTGCAAATCATCAGATTAAGCAGTTCGGCTTAAAGACGGGTGATGTTGTAGAGTGCCACGTACGTCCACCACATGAGGGTGAGAAGTATTTCCCACTGACAAGCATTGATAAGATTAACGGTCGTAAGCCTTCTGAGGTGCGTGACCGTATTCCATTCGAGCATCTTACACCGCTCTTCCCTGAGGAGAAGTTCACTCTCTGTGGTGATCCTCGTACAACCAATCTTTCAACACGTATTGTAGATCTTTTCTCACCAATCGGTAAGGGACAGCGTGCTTTGATTGTTGCTCAGCCAAAAACGGGTAAGACTATCTTGATGAAGGACATTGCAAATGCCATTGCAGCCAACCATCCAGAGGCTTACTTGATGATGCTCTTAATTGATGAGCGTCCTGAGGAGGTTACCGATATGGCACGCACAGTAAATGCTGAGGTCATTGCTTCAACATTTGATGAGCCTGCAGAACGCCACGTAAAGATTGCTGGTATCGTTTTAGAAAAGGCAAAACGCATGGTTGAGTGTGGTCACGATGTCGTTATCTTCCTTGACTCAATCACTCGTTTGGCACGTGCTTATAACACCGTTGCACCAGCATCTGGTAAGGTCTTGACTGGTGGTGTGGACGCCAATGCATTGCAGAAGCCAAAGCGTTTCTTCGGTGCTGCTCGTAATATTGAGGGTGGTGGCTCTCTGACCATCATTGCAACAGCCTTGATTGATACAGGTTCTAAGATGGATGAGGTTATCTTTGAGGAATTCAAGGGAACTGGTAACATGGAGTTGCAGCTTGACCGTAGCTTAAGCAACAAGCGTATCTTCCCAGCTGTTAACTTGGTTGCTTCAAGTACACGTCGTGATGACCTCTTGCAGGATCGCACAACACTTGACCGTATGTGGATTCTCCGTAAGTACATTGCTGATATGAATTCTATTGAGGCAATGAACTCTATCCACGACCGCATGAGACGTACAGAGAACAATGAGGAGTTCCTGTTGTCAATGAATGATTAA
- a CDS encoding DUF4301 family protein — MLKKEDLKQIHDKGISEEQINRQLEDFKRGFPYLKLEGAATPKKGVTVLDKEACETACRTWQDYQTDGHKVVKFVPASGAASRMFKDLFAFLNGSNEAPVSDFEKEFFSNIHQFAFFKELSAKCQQLEGKTIDELVAEGRYKAVVATLLNKEGLNYGQLPKGLLLFHSYDDGMRTPMEEHLVEAARYAESNKQAHVHFTVSHEHLEFFKQKVADKQAGFEAKFGVNFDISFSEQKPSTDTIAVNLDNTPFRNEDGSLLFRPGGHGALIENLNDLDAEVVFIKNIDNVVPDRLKEETISWKMIIAGTLVALQERAFLYLHKLEKGNCTRTELEKIVNFLQNELSCEKHDVSLLDDTALAEYLYKKLNRPIRVCGMVKNVGEPGGGPFLAYNQDGTVSLQILESSQIDKNDEASMKMFTEGTHFNPVDLVCAIKDYKGNAFDLTKYVDKSTGFISSKSKNGRELKALELPGLWNGAMSDWNTVFVEVPLGTFNPVKTVNDLLREQHQ; from the coding sequence ATGTTGAAAAAAGAAGACCTAAAACAGATTCATGATAAAGGAATAAGTGAAGAACAGATAAATAGACAGTTGGAAGACTTCAAGAGAGGTTTCCCATATCTGAAACTTGAAGGTGCGGCAACACCTAAAAAGGGTGTTACAGTACTTGATAAGGAAGCTTGTGAAACAGCTTGTCGCACATGGCAAGACTATCAAACTGATGGCCATAAAGTGGTTAAGTTCGTTCCAGCTTCTGGTGCAGCCAGTCGTATGTTCAAAGATCTTTTTGCTTTTCTCAACGGAAGTAACGAGGCACCTGTAAGTGATTTTGAAAAGGAGTTCTTCTCTAATATTCATCAGTTTGCTTTCTTTAAGGAGTTATCAGCTAAATGTCAGCAGCTGGAAGGTAAGACTATCGATGAGTTAGTAGCAGAGGGACGATACAAAGCGGTTGTTGCTACGCTATTAAATAAGGAAGGATTGAATTACGGACAGCTACCCAAGGGATTACTGTTGTTCCATTCTTATGACGATGGAATGCGTACCCCAATGGAAGAACACTTGGTTGAAGCTGCTCGCTATGCAGAAAGTAATAAGCAAGCACACGTACATTTCACCGTATCACACGAACATCTGGAGTTTTTCAAACAAAAGGTAGCAGACAAGCAGGCAGGATTTGAAGCAAAGTTTGGTGTTAACTTTGATATTTCTTTCTCTGAACAGAAGCCAAGTACAGACACAATTGCAGTAAATCTTGACAATACTCCTTTCCGTAATGAGGATGGCTCCTTATTGTTCCGTCCAGGTGGTCATGGTGCATTGATTGAGAATTTGAATGATTTGGATGCTGAAGTTGTCTTCATTAAGAATATTGATAACGTCGTACCAGACCGCTTGAAGGAAGAAACTATCAGTTGGAAAATGATTATTGCAGGTACACTTGTAGCCTTACAAGAGCGTGCTTTTCTTTATCTTCACAAACTAGAAAAAGGGAACTGTACACGTACAGAACTGGAAAAAATAGTTAATTTCTTGCAAAACGAGCTTTCTTGCGAGAAGCATGATGTGTCTTTGCTTGACGATACAGCACTCGCAGAATACCTATATAAGAAACTAAATCGTCCAATACGTGTATGCGGCATGGTAAAGAATGTGGGTGAACCAGGTGGCGGTCCATTCCTTGCTTATAACCAAGATGGCACTGTTAGCCTTCAGATTCTTGAGAGTTCGCAGATTGATAAGAATGATGAAGCATCAATGAAGATGTTTACAGAAGGTACACACTTCAATCCTGTTGACCTTGTTTGCGCTATCAAAGATTATAAGGGCAATGCGTTTGACTTGACAAAGTATGTCGACAAGTCAACAGGTTTCATCAGTTCGAAATCAAAGAATGGCCGTGAGCTTAAGGCTTTAGAACTCCCTGGCTTATGGAATGGTGCGATGAGCGATTGGAACACAGTCTTTGTAGAAGTACCACTCGGCACTTTCAATCCTGTAAAGACTGTCAACGACCTTCTGCGTGAGCAGCATCAGTAA
- a CDS encoding RelA/SpoT family protein, giving the protein MEEKFIYTDKERELSEQILEGLKETLGQTFYETDLPKLRDHLGKVVSDNSIQRNVFGLNPILCSLQTAAIAVKDIGLNRDSVIAILLYQSVQEEILTLDKISKLYGDGVSKIIHGLIRVQTLYKKTPVIESENFRNLLLSFAEDMRVILIMIADRVNLMRQIRDVENKEAQRKVSEEASYLYAPLAHKLGLYQLKSELEDLSLKYLEHDAYYHIKDKLNATKKVRDAYISSFITPVSEQLKAAGLKFHIKGRTKSIHSIWQKMKKQKCGFEGIYDLFAIRIILDSPEDKEKMQCWQAYSIVTDMYQPNPKRLRDWLSVPKSNGYECLHITVLGPDKKWVEVQIRTERMDEIAEHGLAAHWRYKGVKAEGGMDSWLASIRSALEAGNNLEVMDEFKSDLYEKEIYVFTPKGDLLKFPKGVTVLDFAYHIHSKVGNQCVGGKINGKNVSFRTELHSGDSVEILTSTTQKPNRDWLNICKSSRAKSKIRLALKETQIKDGLYAKELLERRFKNKKIEIEDSTMGYLIRKLGFKEVSEFYKQIADEKLDPNHVIEEYQKAYNHVHNLNQPKEAESAENFEFENPTTEYLKKNDDVLVIDQNLKGLDFSLAKCCHPIYGDPVFGFVTVSGGIKIHRNDCPNAPEMRKRFGYRVVKARWSGKGTSQYAITLRVIGNDDIGIVSNISNIISKDEKIVMRSINIDSNDGLFSGNLVVLLDDNSKLNMLIKKLRTVKGVKEVMRI; this is encoded by the coding sequence ATGGAAGAGAAATTCATTTATACGGATAAAGAAAGAGAGTTATCTGAACAGATACTCGAAGGACTAAAAGAGACACTCGGGCAAACGTTTTATGAGACTGATCTTCCTAAACTTCGTGACCATCTGGGTAAGGTTGTGTCGGATAATAGTATCCAACGCAATGTATTCGGGCTTAACCCTATTCTTTGCTCTTTGCAGACTGCGGCTATTGCAGTTAAGGATATCGGTTTGAATCGTGACTCTGTCATTGCAATTCTTCTGTATCAAAGTGTCCAGGAGGAAATCCTTACACTTGATAAAATCAGTAAGTTGTATGGTGATGGTGTATCGAAGATTATTCATGGGCTTATACGTGTTCAGACACTTTATAAGAAAACACCTGTTATTGAGAGTGAAAACTTCCGAAACCTTCTGCTGTCTTTCGCAGAAGATATGCGTGTTATCTTGATTATGATAGCTGACCGTGTCAACCTTATGAGGCAGATTCGTGACGTTGAAAATAAGGAAGCACAGCGAAAAGTATCTGAAGAAGCAAGTTATCTTTACGCTCCTCTGGCACATAAGTTAGGTTTATATCAGCTGAAGAGTGAGTTAGAAGACCTTTCTTTGAAGTATCTTGAGCATGATGCTTACTATCATATAAAAGACAAGTTGAACGCAACAAAGAAGGTGCGTGATGCTTATATTAGTAGCTTTATCACTCCTGTTAGTGAGCAACTTAAAGCTGCTGGGCTTAAATTCCATATTAAGGGAAGAACGAAGTCAATCCATTCTATCTGGCAGAAGATGAAGAAGCAGAAGTGTGGCTTTGAAGGTATTTATGACCTCTTTGCCATTCGTATCATTCTTGATTCACCAGAAGACAAGGAGAAAATGCAGTGTTGGCAGGCATATTCTATAGTGACGGATATGTATCAGCCTAATCCAAAGCGACTCCGTGATTGGCTTTCTGTACCAAAGTCTAATGGTTACGAATGTCTACATATCACTGTGCTTGGTCCTGACAAGAAGTGGGTAGAAGTACAGATTCGTACGGAACGTATGGATGAGATTGCTGAACATGGACTTGCTGCACACTGGAGATACAAGGGGGTGAAGGCTGAAGGCGGAATGGATAGTTGGTTAGCATCTATTCGTTCAGCACTTGAGGCGGGTAATAACCTTGAGGTGATGGACGAGTTTAAGTCTGATCTTTATGAAAAGGAGATATATGTCTTTACTCCAAAGGGTGACCTGTTAAAGTTTCCAAAGGGTGTGACGGTTCTCGATTTTGCTTATCACATTCACTCTAAGGTAGGAAATCAATGTGTTGGTGGAAAGATAAATGGCAAGAATGTCTCGTTCCGTACCGAGTTACATAGTGGTGATTCTGTAGAGATTCTAACTTCAACAACGCAAAAGCCTAATCGTGATTGGTTAAATATCTGTAAGTCATCACGTGCAAAGTCAAAGATTCGTCTTGCGTTAAAAGAAACGCAGATTAAGGATGGCCTTTATGCTAAAGAACTGCTTGAACGTAGGTTTAAGAATAAGAAGATAGAGATTGAAGACTCTACAATGGGATATCTCATTCGTAAGTTGGGCTTCAAAGAGGTATCTGAATTTTATAAGCAGATAGCTGATGAGAAGCTTGATCCTAACCATGTTATTGAGGAGTATCAGAAGGCTTACAACCATGTTCATAACCTTAATCAGCCAAAGGAGGCTGAGAGTGCAGAGAACTTTGAGTTTGAGAATCCTACAACAGAGTATTTGAAGAAGAATGATGATGTTCTCGTCATCGATCAAAACCTTAAAGGTTTGGACTTCTCACTTGCTAAGTGTTGCCATCCTATCTATGGCGATCCAGTCTTTGGCTTTGTAACAGTTAGTGGAGGTATAAAGATTCATCGCAATGATTGCCCGAATGCTCCTGAGATGCGCAAGCGTTTTGGCTATCGAGTTGTCAAAGCACGTTGGAGCGGTAAGGGAACATCTCAGTATGCTATCACCCTGCGTGTTATTGGTAATGACGACATCGGTATTGTGAGCAACATTTCAAATATTATCTCAAAAGATGAGAAGATAGTGATGCGATCTATCAATATTGATTCGAATGACGGCCTTTTCTCTGGTAACCTCGTTGTTCTCCTTGATGATAATTCCAAGTTGAATATGCTCATCAAGAAACTTAGAACAGTGAAGGGCGTTAAGGAAGTAATGAGAATATAA
- a CDS encoding penicillin-binding transpeptidase domain-containing protein, translated as MRKITINKTIISFRFAILALVFLTLNRVQAQEYREDPPLTFRPLLQELGTDLMQGKKGSIVAIDPATGEVLCMVTNSPTGPNDALAIATAYPPGSAIKPAQALVFLSEGIVKPDTKIACHDGFRDGNIKVKCHPHYSPEALPGAIAVSCNTWFLKSYLSMLSNTQKYGSKEKAVTTWWEYITSMGLGGPLGIDMAGEKGGLVANVNYLSRRYKNNWEPKTIMWAGMGQGDITATPLQLCNLAVTIANRGYFFTPHIHKSVDWAPLPSRFLTPRQTKVPSYIYSSVINGMRLAVTKGTATVLNGTTYPVCGKTGTAENAGKDHSVFIGFAPMNEPKIAISVYIEHGGFGADVAAPIAGLIMEKYLKGKLSPKSQAMAKRIERINTMDK; from the coding sequence ATGCGTAAAATAACTATAAACAAAACAATTATATCTTTTCGATTTGCAATACTTGCACTCGTGTTCCTTACACTGAACAGGGTTCAGGCACAAGAGTATCGTGAAGACCCACCACTAACCTTTCGTCCACTGCTACAAGAGCTCGGAACAGATTTAATGCAAGGCAAGAAGGGGAGTATCGTTGCGATTGATCCAGCTACTGGTGAGGTCCTTTGTATGGTGACAAATTCACCTACGGGTCCTAATGATGCACTTGCCATTGCAACTGCTTATCCTCCTGGCTCAGCCATTAAGCCGGCACAAGCATTAGTCTTCCTCTCAGAAGGAATCGTTAAGCCAGACACCAAGATTGCCTGTCATGATGGGTTTCGTGATGGAAACATAAAGGTTAAATGCCATCCGCATTACTCTCCAGAAGCACTGCCTGGCGCAATAGCAGTATCTTGTAATACTTGGTTCTTAAAATCATACCTATCAATGTTAAGCAATACACAGAAGTATGGTTCCAAGGAGAAGGCTGTTACAACTTGGTGGGAATACATTACCAGTATGGGACTTGGTGGTCCATTGGGTATTGATATGGCTGGCGAAAAGGGTGGATTGGTTGCTAATGTGAACTATCTCTCACGCCGTTATAAGAATAATTGGGAGCCAAAAACAATTATGTGGGCAGGAATGGGACAAGGCGATATCACAGCCACCCCTTTACAGCTCTGTAATTTAGCTGTAACGATAGCCAATCGTGGCTACTTCTTTACACCACATATTCATAAGAGCGTAGACTGGGCACCACTGCCTTCACGATTCCTTACCCCTCGTCAAACCAAGGTTCCTTCTTATATATATTCAAGTGTCATTAATGGTATGCGCTTAGCAGTAACAAAGGGAACAGCAACCGTACTCAACGGAACAACCTATCCTGTATGTGGAAAGACGGGAACAGCCGAAAATGCTGGTAAGGACCACTCTGTTTTCATTGGTTTTGCACCAATGAATGAGCCTAAGATTGCCATCTCTGTTTATATTGAGCATGGAGGTTTTGGAGCTGATGTAGCTGCCCCTATAGCAGGACTGATTATGGAGAAGTATCTTAAAGGGAAACTGAGTCCAAAATCACAAGCTATGGCAAAGCGCATTGAGCGCATAAACACGATGGATAAGTAA
- a CDS encoding glycoside hydrolase family 25 protein has product MKSTIFPRSINIFFLSAICVIASASNSYHKSSKNTKRQYDGIDVSHHQGKIDWKEVAKDKQIKFVYIKATQGTSLKDTNYEQNIKAARRQGLRCGSYHYLSCLTPIRSQFRNFQKTMKGHKQDLIPMIDVEHEGVRRWSKKQVQDSVALFAKLIERKYGKKPLIYSHVSFYNSHLNPRFNKYFLSLGRYSSVRPSIKGVGRHNIWQFSDRGKVRGIRGYVDLNRFMSGTSLTDIRL; this is encoded by the coding sequence ATGAAATCAACTATATTTCCACGTTCCATTAATATCTTTTTCCTATCAGCTATTTGTGTAATAGCTTCTGCATCAAATTCTTATCATAAGTCTTCAAAAAACACGAAACGCCAGTATGATGGTATTGATGTGTCGCATCATCAGGGAAAGATTGATTGGAAAGAAGTGGCAAAAGACAAACAGATTAAATTTGTATATATCAAAGCAACACAAGGAACAAGTTTAAAAGACACGAACTACGAGCAGAACATCAAAGCGGCTCGTCGTCAGGGATTGCGTTGTGGTTCTTATCACTATCTTTCATGCTTAACGCCTATTAGGTCTCAGTTTCGCAATTTCCAGAAAACAATGAAAGGACACAAGCAGGACTTGATTCCGATGATTGACGTTGAACACGAGGGTGTAAGACGTTGGAGCAAGAAACAAGTACAAGACAGCGTTGCCTTATTTGCCAAACTGATAGAGAGAAAATATGGAAAGAAACCGCTTATTTATTCTCATGTAAGCTTCTATAATTCTCATCTTAATCCTCGTTTTAACAAATACTTTTTGTCCTTGGGTAGATATAGTTCTGTACGTCCATCTATCAAGGGAGTAGGGCGACATAACATCTGGCAGTTCTCCGATCGTGGAAAAGTACGCGGTATTCGTGGATACGTAGACCTCAACCGTTTCATGTCAGGAACATCACTTACAGACATTCGCCTTTAG
- a CDS encoding serine O-acetyltransferase, giving the protein MSKQDITQQLIQTIDELSEPEALQGICHEHRDGDPLPSAKELEEIIELSRSILFPGFYGRSSVNFKTIKYQIGVNVERLHKLLCRQIMAGLCFNEDCHCPNAADTRRCMQEEADKVAGRVIEKFPTLRKILSTDIQAAFDGDPAAANLGEVISCYPAIKAVINYRLAHELVLENVPLIPRMIAEMAHSETGIDIHPAATIGTHFTIDHGTGVVIGATCIIGNHVKLYQGVTLGAKSFPLDKDGNPIKGIARHPILKDDVIVYANATILGRITIGKGCIIGANVWVTRDMRPRTKKYKQNKTDILDIDFEYGGGI; this is encoded by the coding sequence ATGAGCAAACAGGACATCACTCAGCAACTCATACAGACCATTGATGAGCTTTCTGAACCGGAAGCGTTGCAGGGCATTTGCCATGAGCATCGTGATGGAGACCCATTGCCATCAGCTAAGGAATTGGAAGAAATTATTGAACTTTCACGTTCTATTCTTTTTCCTGGTTTTTATGGGCGTTCGTCTGTTAATTTTAAAACTATCAAATACCAAATAGGCGTAAACGTAGAACGCCTACATAAACTGCTATGTCGACAGATTATGGCGGGTTTATGTTTTAATGAAGATTGTCATTGTCCGAATGCTGCTGATACACGCCGTTGTATGCAAGAGGAGGCAGATAAGGTTGCAGGACGAGTCATCGAAAAGTTTCCTACCTTACGTAAGATACTTTCAACAGATATACAAGCAGCCTTTGATGGTGACCCAGCAGCAGCCAATTTGGGAGAAGTAATTTCTTGTTATCCAGCTATTAAAGCTGTTATTAATTATCGTTTAGCACATGAGTTAGTTTTAGAGAATGTGCCACTTATCCCACGTATGATTGCTGAGATGGCGCACTCTGAAACAGGTATTGATATTCATCCTGCTGCAACCATTGGTACTCATTTTACTATTGACCATGGTACTGGTGTGGTTATTGGTGCAACTTGTATTATAGGTAATCATGTGAAACTCTATCAAGGTGTGACCTTAGGTGCTAAGAGTTTCCCACTCGATAAAGATGGTAATCCTATTAAGGGTATTGCCCGTCACCCAATCTTAAAGGATGATGTTATTGTCTATGCCAATGCAACTATCCTCGGTCGTATTACGATTGGGAAAGGTTGCATCATAGGAGCTAACGTGTGGGTTACACGAGATATGCGTCCACGGACAAAGAAGTACAAACAGAATAAAACTGATATCTTAGATATCGATTTTGAATATGGTGGTGGGATATAA